The Pseudomonas orientalis genome contains a region encoding:
- a CDS encoding glycine zipper domain-containing protein produces the protein MKFSSILLLSLGLVSGAAMAGGTTEAGVGGALGGVLGSVVGQQLGGNTGSTIGAALGGAGGSAVGADKRSRGEAAIGGALGAAGGNVVGRSVGGGTGALIGSAAGGGAGGALGNYMGNKSDDDDRRYRGRDDRRYYRDDHPGRGHAYGHRKNKHKRHHRYDD, from the coding sequence ATGAAGTTCTCCTCGATTCTCTTGTTGTCCCTTGGCCTGGTCAGTGGCGCAGCCATGGCCGGTGGCACCACCGAAGCCGGTGTGGGCGGCGCATTGGGCGGGGTTCTAGGTTCGGTTGTCGGCCAGCAGTTGGGCGGCAACACCGGTTCCACCATTGGCGCAGCGCTGGGTGGTGCGGGCGGTAGTGCGGTCGGCGCCGACAAGCGCAGCCGTGGCGAAGCCGCCATTGGCGGCGCACTGGGCGCAGCCGGCGGCAACGTGGTAGGCCGCAGTGTCGGCGGCGGCACCGGCGCACTGATCGGCTCGGCGGCCGGCGGTGGCGCAGGTGGCGCGCTGGGCAACTACATGGGCAACAAGAGCGATGACGATGACCGCCGTTATCGTGGCCGTGACGACCGTCGCTACTATCGCGATGACCACCCAGGCCGCGGTCATGCCTATGGGCATCGCAAGAACAAACACAAGCGCCATCATCGCTATGACGACTAA
- a CDS encoding FdhF/YdeP family oxidoreductase: MSLHHQADQTPTPRYKPYKGPAGGWGALISVAQAWLTSDNALKNLRMMLKTNQNGGFDCPGCAWGDSPESGMVKFCENGAKAVNWEATKRRVDAAFFAKHSVTALLEQSDYWLEYQGRLTEPMRYNAETDRYQPISWEAAFDLVGKHLNALPSPDMAEFYTSGRASNEAAYLYQLFVRAYGTNNFPDCSNMCHEASGVALAQSVGVGKGTVTFDDFEHADAIFVWGQNPGTNHPRMLEPLREAVKRGAQVVCINPLKERGLERFQHPQHPLEMLTNGDKPTNTAYFRPALGGDMAILRGMAKFLLLWERQALSEGKEAVFDHDFLNEHTVNVLDYLGQIDDTSWEEIVEQSGLTLVEIEQAARMYAKGKNVIMCWAMGITQHRHSVPTIQEIANLMLLRGNIGRPGAGLCPVRGHSNVQGDRTMGINERPPVAFLDSLERRFQFQVPRTNGHNVVEAIHAMLEGRAKVFIGLGGNFAQATPDSTRTFEALRNCDLTVQISTKLNRSHLMHGKDALILPCLGRTDIDIQADGPQAVTVEDSFSMVHGSNGQLQPLSKLMKSEPAILAGIAAATLGSKPVDWNWLVADYRRIRDLIADTIPGFKDFNEKIKHPGGFYLGNSAGARRWNTPSGRANFRPNVLPKDLIHERTHATGRVPDLIMQSMRSHDQYNTTIYGLDDRYRGVKGQRDVLFVNEADIIRLGFKPGQKADIISLWEDGRERRVKGFTLLAFDVPAGQAAAYYPEVNPLVPLESTGDGSHTPTSKFVAIRLEAASDTGLIMARSA, from the coding sequence ATGAGCCTTCACCACCAAGCCGACCAGACCCCAACCCCACGCTATAAGCCCTATAAAGGCCCGGCCGGCGGCTGGGGGGCATTGATCAGCGTGGCGCAAGCCTGGCTGACCAGCGACAACGCGCTGAAAAACCTGCGCATGATGCTCAAGACCAACCAGAACGGCGGCTTCGACTGCCCAGGCTGTGCCTGGGGCGACTCGCCGGAAAGCGGCATGGTCAAGTTCTGCGAGAACGGCGCCAAGGCCGTCAACTGGGAAGCCACCAAGCGCCGCGTGGACGCAGCGTTCTTCGCCAAGCACAGTGTTACCGCGCTGCTGGAGCAAAGCGATTACTGGCTGGAGTATCAGGGCCGTCTCACCGAGCCGATGCGCTACAACGCCGAGACCGACCGCTATCAGCCCATCAGTTGGGAAGCCGCGTTCGACCTGGTCGGCAAGCACCTCAATGCCCTGCCAAGCCCGGACATGGCCGAGTTCTACACCTCGGGCCGCGCCAGCAACGAAGCCGCCTACCTGTATCAGTTGTTCGTGCGCGCCTACGGCACCAACAACTTCCCCGACTGTTCGAACATGTGCCACGAAGCCAGCGGCGTCGCCCTGGCACAGAGTGTGGGCGTGGGCAAAGGCACCGTGACCTTTGATGACTTCGAACACGCCGACGCGATTTTCGTCTGGGGCCAGAACCCCGGCACCAACCACCCGCGCATGCTTGAACCACTGCGCGAAGCGGTGAAACGCGGCGCCCAGGTGGTGTGTATCAACCCCCTGAAGGAACGCGGCCTGGAGCGCTTTCAGCACCCGCAACATCCGCTGGAAATGCTCACCAACGGCGACAAGCCGACCAACACGGCGTATTTCCGCCCGGCGCTGGGCGGCGACATGGCCATCCTGCGCGGCATGGCCAAGTTCCTGCTGCTATGGGAGCGCCAGGCCCTGTCCGAAGGCAAGGAAGCCGTGTTCGATCATGACTTCCTCAACGAACACACCGTGAACGTACTGGACTATCTGGGCCAGATCGATGACACCTCATGGGAGGAAATCGTCGAGCAGTCCGGCCTGACGCTGGTGGAGATCGAGCAAGCCGCGCGCATGTACGCCAAAGGCAAGAACGTGATCATGTGCTGGGCGATGGGCATTACCCAGCACCGTCACTCGGTACCGACCATCCAGGAAATCGCCAACCTGATGTTGCTGCGCGGCAACATTGGCCGCCCGGGCGCGGGCCTGTGCCCGGTGCGCGGCCACAGCAACGTGCAGGGCGACCGCACCATGGGCATCAACGAACGCCCACCGGTGGCGTTCCTTGACTCACTGGAGCGTCGTTTCCAGTTCCAGGTGCCGCGTACCAATGGGCACAACGTGGTCGAAGCCATCCACGCAATGCTCGAAGGCCGCGCCAAGGTGTTTATCGGGCTGGGCGGCAACTTCGCCCAGGCCACGCCGGACAGCACCCGCACTTTCGAGGCGCTGCGCAACTGCGACCTGACCGTGCAGATCAGCACCAAGCTCAACCGCAGCCATCTGATGCACGGTAAAGACGCCCTGATCCTGCCGTGCCTGGGCCGGACCGACATCGACATTCAGGCCGACGGCCCGCAAGCAGTGACGGTGGAAGACTCGTTCAGCATGGTCCACGGCTCCAATGGCCAATTGCAGCCGCTGTCGAAACTGATGAAGTCGGAGCCTGCGATCCTGGCCGGCATCGCGGCCGCGACCCTGGGCAGCAAACCGGTGGATTGGAACTGGCTGGTCGCCGACTACCGCCGCATCCGCGACCTGATCGCCGATACCATTCCAGGCTTCAAGGACTTCAACGAAAAGATCAAACATCCCGGCGGCTTCTACTTGGGCAATTCGGCCGGTGCACGCCGCTGGAACACCCCGTCGGGCCGCGCCAACTTCCGGCCGAACGTCCTGCCCAAGGACCTGATTCATGAGCGCACCCACGCCACAGGGCGGGTGCCGGACCTGATCATGCAGTCGATGCGCTCCCACGATCAGTACAACACCACCATCTATGGCCTGGACGATCGGTATCGCGGGGTCAAAGGGCAGCGGGACGTGCTGTTCGTCAACGAGGCCGACATCATCCGACTGGGCTTCAAGCCGGGGCAGAAGGCCGACATCATTTCGTTGTGGGAAGATGGCCGTGAGCGCCGTGTGAAAGGCTTTACCTTGCTGGCATTTGATGTTCCGGCCGGGCAGGCAGCGGCTTACTATCCGGAAGTGAACCCGCTGGTGCCACTGGAAAGCACGGGCGACGGTAGCCATACGCCAACCTCGAAGTTCGTCGCGATTCGTCTGGAAGCGGCGAGTGACACTGGGCTGATCATGGCGCGCTCGGCCTGA
- the fdhD gene encoding formate dehydrogenase accessory sulfurtransferase FdhD, giving the protein MNAKRPTCAAPALETPAPAASQSYQYSNLEHTDVGSTALAEEVALAIAYNDISQAVMLVTPTDLEDFIVGFSLGSGIIRDVSDIYDLKLSGSGSTQYAQVQISSRAFWNLKQQRRQLAGTSGCGLCGVEAVEQALPDLQVLPGAPLPPAEWLDGLRQRISAFQPLGQHSGAVHAAIFMNDQGELLMGREDIGRHNALDKLIGALIRQEIPTDGGLAIVTSRCSLELIQKVLRAGIQTLVSLSSPTGLALQWARRHNLNLIHLPQKSAPRVYSPAMEYQP; this is encoded by the coding sequence ATGAACGCCAAGCGCCCCACCTGCGCGGCGCCCGCCCTCGAAACGCCAGCGCCCGCCGCCAGCCAGAGCTATCAGTACAGCAATCTGGAACACACCGACGTCGGCAGCACTGCGCTGGCCGAAGAAGTGGCGTTGGCGATTGCCTACAACGATATCAGCCAGGCCGTCATGCTGGTGACGCCGACCGACCTTGAGGATTTTATCGTCGGTTTCAGCCTTGGCAGCGGCATCATCCGCGACGTTAGCGACATATACGATCTGAAGCTCAGTGGCTCGGGTTCCACCCAGTATGCTCAGGTACAGATTTCCAGCCGTGCATTCTGGAACCTCAAGCAACAGCGCCGCCAATTGGCCGGTACCAGCGGCTGCGGCTTGTGCGGTGTCGAAGCGGTGGAGCAGGCCTTGCCCGACCTTCAGGTGCTGCCCGGCGCGCCCTTGCCACCGGCCGAATGGCTCGATGGCCTGCGCCAGCGCATCAGTGCGTTCCAGCCCCTGGGCCAACACAGCGGCGCCGTGCATGCGGCGATCTTTATGAACGACCAGGGCGAGTTGCTGATGGGCCGCGAAGACATCGGCCGGCATAACGCCCTGGATAAATTGATCGGCGCGCTGATTCGCCAAGAAATTCCGACCGACGGCGGCCTGGCGATTGTCACCAGCCGCTGCAGCCTCGAATTGATCCAGAAAGTCCTGCGCGCGGGCATCCAGACCCTGGTCAGCCTGTCGTCGCCCACCGGCCTGGCCCTGCAATGGGCGCGCCGGCATAACCTCAATCTCATCCACCTGCCGCAGAAAAGCGCGCCGCGGGTCTACAGCCCTGCGATGGAGTACCAGCCATGA
- the lysM gene encoding peptidoglycan-binding protein LysM, with product MSIFSFVKEAGAKLIDLLTPGNANASEQLKDHISKVGLGNPNVQATVEGDKVTLTGEVATQEEKEKIILAAGNIEGVGSVEDKLTVSGPVVAAARFVVVKKGDTLSAISLAVYGNANQYNKIFEANKPMLSHPDKIYPGQTLRIPE from the coding sequence ATGAGTATTTTCAGTTTTGTTAAGGAAGCAGGCGCGAAATTGATTGATCTGCTGACGCCGGGTAATGCAAACGCCAGTGAGCAGTTGAAGGACCACATCTCCAAGGTTGGCCTTGGAAATCCGAATGTGCAGGCGACCGTTGAGGGTGACAAAGTCACGCTGACGGGTGAAGTCGCGACTCAGGAAGAGAAAGAAAAAATCATCCTGGCGGCTGGCAATATCGAAGGTGTCGGCAGTGTTGAAGACAAGCTCACCGTCTCCGGCCCGGTCGTTGCCGCTGCGCGTTTCGTGGTCGTGAAAAAAGGCGACACCCTCAGCGCGATTTCCCTGGCGGTGTACGGCAACGCCAACCAGTACAACAAGATTTTCGAGGCTAACAAGCCGATGTTGTCGCACCCGGACAAGATCTACCCAGGCCAGACCCTGCGTATCCCTGAGTAA
- the yrfG gene encoding GMP/IMP nucleotidase: MPSLPWHAIDTVLLDMDGTLLDLHYDNHFWMEHLPQRYAELHGVSLAMAQMELQPLFERNAGQLQWYCLDFWSAELAIPVRELKLETAHLIALRPDADTFLAAIKQAGKRVIMITNAHRDSLSLKLERIELAPYFERLISSHDYGFPKENPQFWAALQADIDFDPARSLFIDDTLPILRSARDFGVGHLLAVKEPDSKKGPKDTAEFAAVGNYRELITGL; this comes from the coding sequence ATGCCCTCTTTGCCCTGGCACGCCATCGACACTGTCCTGCTGGACATGGACGGCACCTTGCTCGACCTGCATTACGACAACCACTTCTGGATGGAGCACCTGCCGCAACGCTACGCCGAGCTGCACGGCGTGAGCCTGGCCATGGCGCAAATGGAATTGCAGCCGCTGTTCGAGCGTAACGCCGGACAGTTGCAATGGTATTGCCTGGATTTCTGGAGCGCAGAACTTGCAATCCCCGTGCGCGAACTCAAGCTGGAAACCGCCCACCTGATTGCCCTGCGCCCGGACGCCGATACTTTTCTGGCAGCGATCAAACAGGCCGGCAAGCGCGTGATCATGATCACCAACGCTCATCGCGATTCGTTGTCCTTGAAGTTGGAGCGCATCGAGTTGGCGCCGTACTTCGAACGACTGATCAGCTCTCACGATTACGGTTTTCCCAAGGAGAACCCGCAGTTCTGGGCAGCGCTGCAAGCTGACATCGACTTCGACCCGGCCCGGAGCCTGTTTATCGACGACACCTTGCCGATTCTGCGCAGTGCCAGGGATTTCGGGGTAGGCCATTTGCTGGCGGTCAAAGAGCCCGACAGCAAAAAGGGCCCCAAGGACACCGCAGAGTTCGCAGCCGTCGGGAATTACCGAGAACTTATTACCGGGCTTTGA
- the nudE gene encoding ADP compounds hydrolase NudE, whose protein sequence is MRQKPTVLAREIVASSRLFRVEEVQLRFSNGVERTYERLVGRGAGYGAVMIVAMIDDDHALLVEEYCGGTDEYELSLPKGLIEPGEDVLAAADRELKEEAGYGARQLEHITELSLSPGYMSQKIQVVLATDLYEERLEGDEPEPMRVERVNLRELSALAQNEQFSEGRALAALYLVRDLLTQRGVFTL, encoded by the coding sequence ATGCGCCAGAAACCCACCGTCCTCGCCCGCGAAATAGTCGCCAGTAGCCGTTTGTTCCGCGTGGAGGAAGTGCAATTGCGCTTTTCCAATGGCGTTGAACGGACCTACGAACGTCTGGTGGGCCGTGGTGCCGGTTATGGCGCAGTGATGATCGTGGCGATGATCGACGACGATCATGCACTGCTGGTGGAAGAGTACTGCGGTGGCACCGATGAATATGAGTTGTCCTTGCCCAAAGGCTTGATCGAGCCTGGCGAGGATGTGCTGGCTGCGGCGGACCGTGAACTCAAGGAAGAGGCTGGCTATGGCGCACGTCAGTTGGAACATATCACCGAGTTGTCGCTGTCGCCCGGCTACATGAGCCAGAAAATCCAGGTGGTGCTGGCCACTGATCTGTACGAAGAGCGCCTGGAAGGCGATGAACCTGAGCCTATGCGCGTGGAGCGGGTCAACCTGCGTGAGCTGTCGGCGCTGGCGCAGAACGAACAGTTCAGCGAGGGCCGGGCGCTGGCCGCGTTGTATCTGGTACGGGACCTGCTGACCCAGCGTGGGGTGTTCACCTTATGA
- the cysQ gene encoding 3'(2'),5'-bisphosphate nucleotidase CysQ, which translates to MSELFLGHPFIAPVIELARQAGEAILPYWRADVAVTSKADDSPVTAADLAAHHLILAGLTALDPSIPVLSEEDADIDQSVRAGWQRWWLVDPLDGTKEFISGSEEFTVNIALIEQGRVVFGVVSMPTSGRCYFGGAGLGAWRSDVNAAPRQIQVRQTPAAGEAFTVVASRRHTSPEQERLLEGLSQGLGELKLANIGSSLKFCLLAEGSADCYPRLAPTSQWDTAAAQGVLEGAGGEVLELNGKPFSYPARESLLNPFFLALPAKAAWRERLLSLARS; encoded by the coding sequence ATGAGCGAATTGTTTCTGGGCCATCCGTTTATCGCGCCGGTCATTGAACTGGCGCGCCAGGCCGGTGAAGCCATCCTGCCGTACTGGCGTGCCGATGTGGCGGTGACCTCCAAGGCGGATGATTCGCCGGTGACGGCCGCCGATCTGGCCGCGCATCATCTGATTCTCGCCGGTCTCACGGCGCTGGACCCGAGCATTCCGGTGCTGTCCGAAGAAGACGCCGATATCGACCAGAGCGTGCGCGCCGGCTGGCAGCGTTGGTGGCTGGTGGACCCGCTGGACGGCACCAAGGAATTCATCAGCGGCAGTGAAGAGTTCACGGTCAATATTGCCTTGATCGAGCAGGGCCGTGTGGTGTTCGGCGTGGTCTCGATGCCCACCAGCGGTCGTTGCTACTTCGGCGGCGCGGGCCTGGGAGCCTGGCGCTCGGATGTAAATGCCGCGCCCAGGCAGATCCAGGTGCGCCAGACTCCGGCTGCGGGTGAAGCCTTTACTGTGGTTGCCAGCCGCCGGCATACCAGCCCGGAGCAGGAGCGTTTGCTGGAGGGGTTGAGCCAGGGTTTGGGCGAGCTGAAACTGGCGAATATCGGCAGTTCGTTGAAGTTCTGCCTGTTGGCCGAGGGCAGTGCCGATTGCTATCCGCGCCTGGCGCCGACGTCGCAGTGGGATACCGCGGCGGCGCAAGGTGTGTTGGAAGGGGCGGGGGGCGAGGTGCTGGAGTTGAACGGCAAGCCGTTCAGCTACCCGGCGCGGGAATCGTTGCTGAACCCGTTCTTTCTGGCGTTGCCGGCCAAGGCGGCATGGCGCGAGCGCCTGTTGAGCCTGGCCAGGTCTTAA
- a CDS encoding thioesterase domain-containing protein: MSRDSRYLESILHHDIPLTREMGLKVLDWQHHQLQLHLPLQANINHKSTMFGGSLYCGAVLAGWGWLHLRLREDGIEDGHIVIQEGQISYPLPVTQDATVICTAPEEKVWKRFVATYKRHGRARLALDTWIVNQGSEDRAVTFTGQYVLHR; this comes from the coding sequence ATGAGCCGCGACAGCCGTTACCTGGAATCCATCCTCCATCACGACATCCCCCTCACTCGGGAAATGGGGCTCAAGGTGCTCGACTGGCAACACCACCAGCTGCAACTGCATCTGCCCTTGCAAGCCAATATCAACCACAAGAGCACCATGTTTGGCGGCAGCCTCTACTGCGGCGCCGTCCTGGCAGGCTGGGGTTGGTTGCACCTGAGACTGCGCGAAGACGGCATCGAAGACGGGCACATCGTGATTCAGGAAGGACAGATCAGTTATCCGTTGCCGGTGACGCAGGATGCGACGGTGATTTGCACGGCACCGGAGGAGAAGGTGTGGAAGCGCTTCGTGGCGACCTACAAACGCCATGGCCGGGCGCGGTTGGCGCTGGACACATGGATTGTGAATCAGGGCAGTGAAGACCGCGCAGTGACTTTTACCGGCCAATACGTCCTGCACCGCTAG